From a single Capsicum annuum cultivar UCD-10X-F1 chromosome 12, UCD10Xv1.1, whole genome shotgun sequence genomic region:
- the LOC107853165 gene encoding oxidation resistance protein 1 yields the protein MNAIKETVSEKLSRLFSDSPSKSSCDQQQPQARPYTKEGRSLSSVLSIFLPSKSFGKFRDQNNPETLKSHSFTWRSKSFSWRDRPMEMPNDHIEEGEDVFITSSFGVVNESFYTPRCNGEPNSARSVASGFEPFEDSLEQYMPDLIDDSVLISSDLYDFFQSSLPNIVKGCQWSLLYSTAKHGISLRTLIRRSANTSGPCLLITGDKQGAVFGGLLEAPLKPTVKRKYQGTIQSFVFTTVYGEPRLFRPTGANRYFYLCMNELLAFGGGGHFALCLDGDLLSGNSGPCDTFGNLCLAHDEEFELKNVELWGFTHASRYLTS from the exons atgaatgCAATAAAGGAAACAGTTTCAGAGAAACTTTCAAGACTTTTTTCTGATTCTCCATCTAAATCTTCTTGTGATCAACAACAACCTCag GCCAGGCCATACACAAAAGAGGGAAGATCTTTATCATCTGTACTTTCTATCTTTCTCCCTTCGAAGTCTTTTGGTAAGTTCAGAGATCAAAATAATCCCGAGACGCTTAAATCACATTCTTTTACGTGGAGAAGTAAAAGTTTCTCATGGCGTGATAGACCTATGGAGATGCCAAATGATCACATTGAAGAAGGTGAAGATGTCTTCATCACGAGTTCATTTGGTGTGGTGAACGAATCATTCTATACGCCTAGGTGTAATGGAGAACCTAATTCTGCAAGAAGCGTTGCCAGTGGTTTTGAACCTTTTGAAGACAGTTTGGAGCAGTACATGCCTGATCTCATCGATGATTCTGTTCTCATTTCTTCGGATTTGTATGATTTTTTCCAGAGTTCTCTCCCTAACATAGTGAAAGGTTGTCAATGGTCCTTGTTGTATAG CACCGCGAAACATGGTATATCACTTCGTACGCTAATTCGCAGGAGTGCTAATACTTCTGGTCCTTGTTTGCTG ATTACCGGCGATAAGCAAGGTGCTGTATTTGGTGGGTTGCTTGAGGCACCACTCAAGCCTACGGTGAAGCGGAAGTACCAA GGAACAATTCAATCATTTGTATTCACAACAGTATATGGTGAACCAAGGCTATTCAGACCTACGG GTGCCAACAgatatttttacttatgcatgAACGAATTACTGGCATTTGGAGGAGGTGGACATTTCGCGTTATGTTTGGATGGAGATCT GTTATCTGGTAATAGTGGACCTTGTGATACGTTCGGGAACTTATGCTTGGCACATGATGAAGAGTTTGAGTTGAAGAACGTTGAG CTTTGGGGTTTTACGCATGCATCTCGATACCTTACCTCGTAG
- the LOC107853163 gene encoding pathogenesis-related protein STH-2 → MGITTYTQDIVTQVEATRIFKALALDADNLVPKLMSQTVKNIESTIEGDECIKKMNFVEGYPIKYLKHKIHVIDDKNMTIKYSLIEGEVLGENLEHIFYDVRFEGSKNGGCICKTISEYHTNGDFIVKEEEIKEGKEKAIELVKVVEAYLLANPFAYV, encoded by the exons atgggTATTACTACATATACACAAGATATTGTAACACAAGTTGAAGCAACTAGGATTTTTAAGGCTTTGGCTCTTGATGCAGACAACCTTGTACCAAAGTTAATGTCACAAACTGTTAAAAATATTGAGAGTACTATTGAAGGTGATGAATGCATCAAGAAGATGAATTTTGTCGAAg GATATCCAATAAAGTACTTGAAACACAAGATCCATGTCATTGATGACAAGAACATGACAATCAAGTATTCATTAATTGAAGGAGAAGTACTTGGAGAAAATTTGGAACATATTTTCTATGATGTTAGATTTGAAGGAAGTAAAAATGGAGGATGTATTTGCAAGACAATAAGTGAGTATCATACAAATGGTGATTTTATAGTGAAAGAAGAAGAGATAAAAGAAGGCAAAGAGAAAGCTATTGAACTTGTTAAAGTCGTTGAAGCATATCTCCTTGCTAATCCTTTTGCATATGTTTGA